The sequence ACAAGCCGATGTGACTACATGTAATACATGGGTGCAATCTGATCCTCAGTCACCTGCTCCATCTACAAGCCGATGTGACTACATGTAATACATGGGTGCAATCTGATCCTCAGTCACCTGCTCCATCTACAAGCCGATGAGACTACACGTAATACATGGGTGCAATCTGATCCTCAGTCACCCGCTTCATCTACAAGCCGATGAGACTACATGTAATACATGGCTGCAATCTGATCCTCAGTCACCCGCTTCATCTACAAGCCGATGAGACTACATGTAATACATGGGTGCAATCTGATCCTCAGTCACCTGCTCCATCTACAAGCCGATGTGACTACATGTAATATTCTGTGTTGTGACCTCCCAGTCTCCCTTTTAGTCTACAAGCCAGGATAATTACATGAAtgtttgttgcgataccaaaattctgactcgatttcgataccataacaaagtattgcgatactcgataccacgcgaaaaaaataaaacaccaaaaagcagcgtgcattccgcatttaaaaaaatggcgaatcgcgcagtttcagcgctcaccgcataggagattttttaaaatattttaattgtttagacttttcggacgtggcggtgtgtatttatttattgtttctatattttatatgtaaaattgggaaagggggtgatttatacttaataatccgcccctctctcttcttattggcagcagcggcacaggggggagggggagagtgaCTTCTTCccgcctgtgctgctgaggagaacacggtGCACAGTAGCTCAGCCTAGTATGGATAAATGTcaaatcgataccgggacaaaagtattgattgggtatcgatatttcGATACCTGCAACAACCCTAATTACATGTAATATTTTGTGGTACAGTCTGATCCTCCAGTCTCCTCCTTAACCTACAAGCCAGTGTGACTACATGTAATATTTTAAGGGGTGCAGTCTGATCCCCACTCTTTTTCTTTGCTTACAAGCctgtgtaattacatgtaatactTTGACAGATGCAGTTTGCTCTCCCAGTGTCCTTCTTAGTCTACAATCCAGTGTGACTACATGTACATGTGTGGTGCAGTCTGATCCCCCTGGTCTCCTCCTTAGTCTACAATCCAGTGTGACTACATGTACATGTGTGGTGCAGTCTGATCTCCCTGGTCTCCTCCTTAGTCTACAATCCAGTGTGACTACATGTACATGTGTGGTGCAGTCTGATCTCCCTGGTCTCCTCCTCAGTCTACAATCCAGTGTGACTACATGTACATGTGTGGTGCAGTCTGATCTCCCTGGTCTCCTTCTTAGTCTACAATCCAGTGTGACTACATGTACATGTGTGGTGCAGTCTGATCTCCCTGGTCTCCTCCTTAGTCTACAATCCAGTGTGACTACATGTACATGTGTGGTGCAGTCTGATCTCCCTGGTCTCCTCCTTAGTCTACAATCCAGTGTGACTACATGTACATGTGTGGTGCAGTCTGATCTCCCTGGTCTCCTCCTTAGTCTACAATCCAGTGTGACTACATGTACATGTGTGGTGCAGTCTGATCCCTCTGGTCTCCTCCTCAGTCTACAATCCAGTGTGACTACATGTACATGTGTGGTGCAGTCTGATCCCCCGCTCTCCTCCTCAGTCTACAATCCAGTGTGACTACATGTACATGTGTGGTGCAGTCTGATCCCCCGGTCTCCTCCTTAGTCTACAATCCAGTGTGACTACATGTACATGTGTGGTGCAGTCTGATCTCTACATCAGCACGTTGTTTTGCCTTATTGCCAGCCACGTGACTTCCATCTCTCACCTGTTGAGTTTTCTCCGCTGCCGGTGGCCGTCATACGAGCGACGTGGTCAACGCCGATTCTTTCTGCTTCTTCTGTGGCGAGGGTGTACGGGAGCTCAGCCAGCAGCATGGTGGCCTGAGGAGACATAAGCGGACGGAGGTCACCATAGTGACCTTACAAGGACCTGCTGGTTCAGTGGCTGCTGCTCCCGGTACTTACCTCTCCATTCACGATGTCAATCACTGATTCGTACACACTGACCGGCAGCTGCAGAGGACAGAAGAGCATTATCCACACAGGTcaggatgatgggggggggggggggctgccaggGTCAGCGGCCGGTACTTACATCAGTGTGCTTTGTCATAGGGTTCAACTTCAGGAAGAGCGGTGACTCGATGATCTCACATACCTGGATCgagagtgacaggggaggagCTTAGAAGTTATGAATATTAATGAGGGAATCAGCAGCTGACCCAGAGaaccacagcatctactgcaccgccttgcttaaccccttcctgatgcaggtttttttttttgtcttttactcCCTGTCTTCCTGGATCCATAACTTTATGTGCGCGGGCTCAATTTTTTCagggcgatctgtagtttttattgcaaCTATTTTGTGACATTTGATCACTCTATTTTTGGATGCAGCGATTATTTTTAAAATGAGGAAAGGGGGTatctgaatttttatatttttcacactTATTTTTTGTCCCCCTGGGGGACTCGAACATGCGATTGTGTGatcacttctcccatagactgcagccTATGGTATAATCACTACATTCCGATCCTGTCTCAGGTCAGGCCTCAGGCTGCCATAGCAAGTGAATGGCTCCGGTCAGTTGAAGAGTtatactgagcatgtgcgaccacctcagtgaggtggacaaaaaaaataaaaaataaggaaaagaacaaacagcaggtggcgctattacAGAAATATTTAGATCCAAATGCTTTGAGAACATATTTCGTGGCACAACTCCTTCAAAGACCTGACATCCGCTGTACATGTATTGcagatgtcaggaaggggttaatcacgCGCTCTCCCTGGTAACTCTCAGGATGCCGCCCCCTGCTGGTTAAATGTCTGGACACGGCATATTGCactgcagtgcattgtgggagaagtAGTCTCTCTATCAATAATATGCATTAGAAGTTCTCAGCAAAGCTTTGGAAATTGTGAATGCAGCAGTGGATGGAGCTATTGTATAAAACAGCAGAattgtgagcgcagctctggatgtgCAGATTGGCATTTCGGTACCTGTTTGTGGACGTGAATGTCGGAGGGGTCGGGGGGACCCCCAGTTGTGTACCAGCCCAGGAACTCCATGTCTTTAAACACTTGTTTAACTGCAGAGTAAAAACAAGACCAAACGTCAAGCACAGATTCTGGGGACCCCGGTATTCGCTGAGCAGCCACCCCCATGTTTGGGGTGTTGCTTAGCAACACAgggggcctttactttttgacgaGAATGTACCAGTGTTTATATGCAACGTCCTAACAGCACCCGGAGtaccatggattgcaggatataaGTGGTTAATGGTCGCAGCAGTGGAAATGGTGCCCCCTACTGTCCTGCACTCTGAATCACTGACATGGTGCAAGCAGAGCCACTGTGTAAGGTACCTGGCCGGCAGGCACTCACGCCGCCCCCCGCCTTGGAGTAGTGGCACTCACGCCGCCCCCCGCCTTGGAGTAGTGGCACTCACGCCGCCCCCCGCCTTGGAGTAGTGGCACTCACGCCGCCCCCCCGCCTTGGAGTAGTGGCACTCACGCCGCCCCCCCGCCTTGGAGTAGTGGCACTCACGCCGCCCCCCCGCCTTGGAGTAGTGGCACTCACGCCGCCCCCCCGCCTTGGAGTAGTGGCACTCACGCCGCCCCCCGCCTTGGAGTAGTGGCACTCACGCCGCCCCCCCCGCCTTGGAGCAGTGGCACTCACGCCGCCCCCCGCCTTGGAGCAGTGGCACTCACGCCCCCCCCGCCTTGGAGTAGTGGCactcacgcccccccccccccgccttggAGCAGTGCCactcacgccccccccccccccgccttggAGTAGTGGCactcacgccccccccccccaccttggaGTAGTGGCactcacgccccccccccccacaccttgGAGTAGTGGCactcacgccccccccccccccccaccttggaGTAGTGGCactcacgccccccccccccccccaccttggaGTAGTGGCACTCACGCCCCCCCCCGCCTTGGAGCAGTGGCACTCACGCCCCCCCCCCGCCTTGGAGCAGTGGCACTCACGCCCCCCCCCGCCTTGGAGCAGTGGCACTCACGCCGCCCCCCGCCTTGGAGCAGTGGCACTCACGCCGCCCCCCGCCTTGGAGCAGTGGCACTCACGCCGCCCCCCGCCTTGGAGCAGTggcactcacccccccccccccgccttggAGCAGTGGCACTCACGCCCCCCCCGCCTTGGAGTAGTGGCACTCACGCCCCCCCCCACCTTGGAGCAGTGGCACTCACGCCCCCCCCCGCCTTGGAGCAGTGGCACTCACGCCCCCCCCCGCCTTGGAGCAGTGGCACTCACGCCGCCCCCCGCCTTGGAGCAGTGGCACTCACGCCGCCCCCCCGCCTTGGAGTAGTGGCACCCACGCCGCCCCCCGCCTTGGAGTAGTGGCACTCACGCCGCCCCCCGCCTTGGAGCAGTGGCACTCACGCCGCCCCCCGCCTTGGAGTAGTGGCACTCACGCCGCCCCCCGCCTTGGAGTAGTGGCACTCACGCCGCCCCCCGCCTTGGAGTAGTGGCACTCACGCCGCCCCCCCGCCTTGGAGTAGTGGCACTCACGCCGCCCCCCGCCTTGGAGCAGTGGCACTCACGCCGCCCCCCGCCTTGGAGTAGTGGCACTCACGCCCCCCCCGCCTTGGAGAAGTGGCactcacgcccccccccccccaccttggaGTAGTGGCACTCACGCCGCCCCCCGCCTTGGAGTAGTGGCACTCACGCCGCCCCCCGCCTTGGAGTAGTGGCACTCACGCCGCCCCCCCCCGCCTTGGAGCAGTAGTACTTACACTGCTCCTCCTTGGTGTAGTAATACTCCTTGTTGATGGTGATCTTCTCCTCGGTGATCTGGGACAGAAGCTCGAAGGAGTTCATCACCTCGATGTTCCTTCCCTCCTGTTTCCCGATGAGCGCCCCTATCACTGCGGGAGGAGAAGAGAGCTGAGCGCGGGTGACGGGTGGCAGGTGACAAGAGGAGGGGGTGCCGGCTCTTACCCTGGACGGGGCGTCCTTCCTGGGACCTCATTCGGATCCAGTGGTCGGAGATATTCAGGATCACCAGGGGGTGAAGAGCCACAGCCACGCTGCCGGTGACCCCCTGAGCCATGACGGTGGGGACATCTGCCGGGAGACAAAAACCACCACAAGCTTCAGCCAACCTGACCTATCCTccagtcacaaccagagctgctctcACATCGCGTCTCATCCTccagtcacaaccagagctgctctcACATCGCGTCTCATCCTccagtcacaaccagagctgctctcACATCGCGTCTCATCCTccagtcacaaccagagctgctctcACATCGCGTCTCATCCTccagtcacaaccagagctgctctcACATC is a genomic window of Bufo bufo chromosome 1, aBufBuf1.1, whole genome shotgun sequence containing:
- the COPS6 gene encoding COP9 signalosome complex subunit 6, with translation MASATAPNGGGMEVDDADVPTVMAQGVTGSVAVALHPLVILNISDHWIRMRSQEGRPVQVIGALIGKQEGRNIEVMNSFELLSQITEEKITINKEYYYTKEEQFKQVFKDMEFLGWYTTGGPPDPSDIHVHKQVCEIIESPLFLKLNPMTKHTDLPVSVYESVIDIVNGEATMLLAELPYTLATEEAERIGVDHVARMTATGSGENSTVAEHLIAQHSAIKMLHSRVRLILEYVRAAEGGEVPFNHEILREASALCHCLPVLSTDKFKTDFYDQCNDVGLMSYLGTITKTCNTMNQFVNKFNILYDRQGIGRRMRGLFF